A region of uncultured Desulfobacter sp. DNA encodes the following proteins:
- the thiD gene encoding bifunctional hydroxymethylpyrimidine kinase/phosphomethylpyrimidine kinase: MKTYYRALTIAGSDSGGGAGVQADLKTFSALGVFGMSAITALTAQNTHSVTGIFPVSPAFIGEQIDAVMDDIGTNAVKIGMLHSPEVIEMVADKLKQWQCPNVVLDPVMISKSGDKLLQEDAVAALTKHLLPLATVITPNLPEASVLLGKTIDTQDKMEDAAKALADLGAANVLVKGGHLASGPGIDLLHESASGQVTRYTEDRVDTQNSHGTGCTLSSAIAAGLARGLDLKAAVAQAKNYITEALKAGADIQTGSGHGPVHHFYALWGKV; this comes from the coding sequence ATGAAAACATATTATCGCGCATTAACCATCGCAGGTTCCGACAGCGGCGGCGGGGCCGGTGTCCAGGCCGATTTGAAAACCTTCAGTGCTTTGGGGGTTTTCGGTATGTCCGCCATCACGGCGCTTACGGCCCAGAACACCCATTCGGTTACAGGAATTTTCCCTGTTTCCCCGGCATTCATCGGAGAACAGATTGACGCCGTGATGGACGATATCGGTACCAATGCCGTGAAAATAGGCATGCTGCATTCGCCTGAAGTCATTGAAATGGTGGCTGACAAACTCAAACAATGGCAGTGTCCCAATGTGGTGCTGGATCCTGTGATGATCTCCAAATCCGGGGACAAACTGCTCCAGGAAGATGCCGTGGCCGCATTGACAAAACACCTGCTTCCTCTGGCCACAGTAATCACCCCGAATCTGCCCGAAGCCTCGGTACTTTTGGGCAAAACCATCGACACCCAGGATAAAATGGAGGATGCAGCCAAGGCCCTTGCAGATCTTGGTGCCGCCAATGTGCTGGTCAAAGGCGGACATCTGGCCTCGGGGCCCGGCATTGATCTGCTCCATGAATCAGCATCCGGCCAGGTAACACGCTATACCGAAGACCGTGTGGACACACAAAACAGCCACGGCACGGGCTGTACCCTGTCATCAGCCATTGCCGCAGGCCTTGCCCGGGGCCTTGATCTGAAAGCCGCCGTTGCCCAGGCCAAAAACTATATCACCGAGGCTTTAAAGGCCGGAGCCGATATTCAAACCGGCTCCGGGCATGGACCGGTCCACCATTTTTATGCGTTGTGGGGCAAGGTGTGA